In Brachypodium distachyon strain Bd21 chromosome 2, Brachypodium_distachyon_v3.0, whole genome shotgun sequence, one genomic interval encodes:
- the LOC100823861 gene encoding fatty alcohol:caffeoyl-CoA acyltransferase, producing MAMDSELEIPGDCEYLGPPDLIPPNGPTPRHTLYLSNLDDQRFLRFSIKYLYVFPASGAIPIPTLKAALAAALVEYYPLAGRLKPSEEEEGKLVVECNAEGALFAEAALPGIAAADFRGARPPHKSWRKLLYRVDSNGFVDVPPLVVQVTHLGCGGMVLCTAINHCLCDGIGTAHFLHAWARAAAARGISPVSGIAIVHDRRALRPRRPPLIAFTHPEYSNGNADAAGIAHLLGGQPLSPVSLTFTASHLAHLKNQLLTSPSSPSSPAPALKRCTSFEALAAAVWRAWVRALDPSPSPSSLPVKLLFSVNVRNRLTPELPAGFYGNGFVLGCAESTAAQLTASDSMAATVRLVQGAKDSVDDAYVRSMVDLLEADRGRKPDLAASLVISAWTRLGLEELDFGNGAPLHMGPLTSEIYCVFVPVAGDPRGVSVLVSVPLAAADRFRHYCCHPCGVEDGGGAMADMLEKGEKPQQQQQQACLGQGIKMDC from the exons ATGGCCATGGACTCGGAGCTCGAGATCCCGGGCGACTGCGAGTACCTCGGCCCTCCAGACCTCATCCCACCCAACGGCCCAACTCCCCGCCACACGCTCTACCTCTCGAACCTCGACGACCAGCGGTTCCTCCGCTTCTCCATCAAGTACCTCTAcgtcttccccgcctccggcgccATCCCAATCCCCACTCTCAaggcggcgctggcggcggcgctcgtggAGTACTACCCGCTCGCCGGACGGCTGAAGCCCagcgaggaagaggaagggaagctcgTGGTGGAGTGCAATGCGGAGGGGGCGCTCTTCGCCGAGGCCGCCCTGCCGGgaatcgccgccgccgacttccGCGGCGCCCGGCCGCCGCATAAGTCCTGGAGGAAGCTGCTGTATAGGGTCGATTCGAATGGCTTCGTCGATGTGCCCCCGCTCGTCGTCCAA GTGACTCATCTGGGGTGCGGCGGCATGGTGCTGTGCACGGCCATCAACCACTGCCTCTGCGACGGCATCGGCACCGCCCACTTCCTCCACGCatgggcgcgcgcggccgccgcccgaggCATCTCCCCCGTCTCCGGCATCGCCATCGTCCACGACCGCCGCGCCCTccgtccgcgccgcccgccgctcaTCGCCTTCACCCACCCAGAGTACAGCAACGGCAatgccgacgccgccggcatCGCACACCTGCTCGGCGGCCAGCCTCTCTCGCCGGTCTCGCTCACCTTCACGGCATCACACCTGGCCCACCTCAAGAACCAGCTCCTGACGTCAccgtcttctccttcttctccggctccggcgctcAAGCGGTGCACGTCGTTcgaggcgctggcggcggcggtgtggcgggCGTGGGTGCGCGCCCTGgacccgtcgccgtcgccatcgTCGCTGCCCGTCAAGCTCCTCTTCTCCGTCAACGTCCGGAACCGCCTCACCCCGGAGCTCCCCGCCGGGTTCTACGGCAACGGGTTCGTGCTCGGGTGCGCCGAGTCCACGGCCGCGCAGCTGACGGCGTCAGATTCCATGGCGGCCACGGTGAGGCTGGTGCAGGGGGCCAAGGACAGCGTGGACGACGCCTACGTGCGGTCCATGGTAGACCTCCTGGAGGCGGACCGCGGCCGGAAGCCGGACCTGGCGGCGAGCCTTGTGATCTCGGCGTGGACCAGGCTCGGGCTTGAGGAGCTCGACTTCGGCAATGGCGCGCCGCTGCACATGGGCCCGCTCACCAGCGAGATATACTGCGTCTTCGtccccgtcgccggcgaccCGCGCGGCGTCTCCGTGCTCGTCTCCGTcccgctggccgccgccgaccggtTCCGCCATTACTGCTGCCATCCGTGCGGagtcgaggacggcggcggcgccatggctgACATGCTGGAGAAAGGCGAgaagccgcagcagcagcagcagcaagcgtGTCTTGGACAGGGGATTAAGATGGATTGCTAG
- the LOC100824170 gene encoding protein CUP-SHAPED COTYLEDON 1, producing MGDMQQQHLQQGQLDLPPGFRFHPTDEELIVFYLNPKVSNRSFCTRAIGEVDMNKSEPWELPAKAKMTAGDDMKEWYFYCHRDRKYPTGHRTNRATQAGYWKATGKDKEIFRPQSVLIGMKKTLVFYKGRAPRGEKTNWVMHEYRMESNNNNNENKVLSFLPTAKVTNSSSLKDEWVVCRIFHKTTGIKKLVMPSYPMAPVAMGDQQQGLGSSTAACIQTQLPPPMAMGMDPSTLYGTTAGASSSYQLPPPMPMGNVAELPALPMNGLYFGAQLQAPPPPAPLSFYQQHMQLQMGHAGDQGFIASGPSSMVSQSQDDIAGVSNATATEISSMDMGGIAIDGMGMWKFQKY from the exons ATGGGAgacatgcagcagcagcaccttcAACAGGGGCAGCTGGATCTGCCTCCTGGCTTTAGGTTCCACCCAACAGATGAAGAATTGATCGTCTTCTATCTGAATCCCAAGGTGTCCAACAGGAGCTTCTGCACGAGGGCGATCGGAGAGGTTGACATGAACAAAAGCGAGCCGTGGGAGCTCCCGGCGAAGGCAAAGATGACGGCCGGGGACGACATGAAGGAGTGGTACTTCTACTGCCACCGGGACCGCAAGTACCCCACGGGCCACCGGACAAACCGTGCCACCCAGGCCGGGTACTGGAAAGCCACAGGTAAGGACAAGGAGATATTCAGGCCACAGTCCGTCCTCATCGGCATGAAGAAGACCCTCGTGTTCTACAAGGGTAGGGCTCCTCGTGGCGAGAAGACCAACTGGGTTATGCACGAGTACCGGATGgaaagcaacaacaacaacaacgagAACAAGGTGCTCTCCTTCCTGCCCACTGCCAAGGTCACTAATTCATCTTCTCTCAAG GATGAGTGGGTGGTCTGCCGGATCTTCCACAAGACCACTGGGATCAAGAAGCTGGTGATGCCGTCCTACCCCATGGCTCCCGTAGCCATGGGAGATCAGCAGCAGGGCCTCGGCTCTAGCACTGCAGCCTGCATCCAGACACAGCTGCCTCCTCCCATGGCCATGGGCATGGACCCTTCCACCTTGTATGGAACCACAGCCGGGGCCTCGTCGTCGTACCAGCTGCCTCCTCCCATGCCCATGGGCAATGTTGCAGAGCTCCCGGCACTTCCCATGAACGGCCTCTACTTTGGGGCTCAGCTGcaagcgccgccaccgccggcgccctTGTCCTTCTACCAGCAGCACATGCAGCTGCAGATGGGCCATGCAGGAGACCAGGGCTTCATTGCTAGTGGGCCGTCGTCGATGGTGTCGCAGTCCCAGGACGATATTGCCGGGGTCAGCAACGCCACTGCCACCGAGATCTCGTCCATGGACATGGGCGGCATTGCCATTGATGGCATGGGCATGTGGAAGTTTCAGAAGTACTGA